The genomic segment AGCGCCAATATGCAACTGCCATAACTAAAATCACCAGAACGTATTTCATCTTGGTtgttaagcaggatcagccctggttaatacttggatgggagaccaccaacaaatgtaAGGCACTATAAGCTATAGTTCTGAGAAAtcaactagcaaaaccacctcggAGTCTACCCTgactaagaaaaacctatgaaatccatgaggtTTCACATGTACAACCAGTAAATCTGCCTGGAGCCAATGTTTGGGAAGTATTCTGGACCTTACCCATCCCTCCATCTCATACCTAAGTCAGCTGCAACAAGAGTTGACTCACAGCAGGCCTACAAGAAGAGTCAAGGAGTTAGGTGACTCTGGGCACGTATAACGTAGAAGGATTTGTTCTGACTCAGAACAGAGCTGAAAGGCCAGAATCCTATGCCAAACAGCTCCCAGTTCTCCCACTGGTCCAGTAGCTGTCAAACACTAGAAGGGGTTCTTGCTGCTTAGTGGTTACGTGGGAAGCACAAAGGGAGAGTTCATACAGTATGCGAGTGCCCTTTTGTTTCTTTGCCCATTTCAATTACGATCAGCAGTGTCCTCATAATATGAATCGTTTCCCTTTCTTACGcttgcagtggcacaatgggttaaacccttgtgccggctggactgctgacctaaaggttgctggttcgaatccacgagacagggtgagctcccatcagctctagcttgcagggacacgagagacgcctcccagtaacacatccaggcatcccctgcgCAACATCTGTGTAGAcacccaattctctcacaccagaagcaacttgtaatatgttctcaagtcgcttctgacacaatttcaaAAAACCAGTAAGCAGGGCTAGGATAGCTACTGGGAGAAGGTTTTGGATGGGGCACAAAGGGCTAGTGAAGACCCCCTGCACTTGATCCAAAAGAGACATAGATATAAGCCACACTTAAGCATACACATGTCCCTAGCCAAGTGGCACCTATAGTCAATTTTACACAGACGCAGAAATCTACTCATTTTCCTTCAAGCATTTTTTATCACAGCAAGCTAAATGAGCTGGGGAGGAAGAGTAATAGAGGAACACTTTTGCTGTTAAAAACTGGAGTCTAAAACAGATCTACTATGAATCATCTTGAGATCCACAGTAGATCCCAGTCTATCTTCTTCCCACCTTCAGCAGCCTCCTAGAAGTCATTGCTTACTTGGCAGGTAATATCCTCCACACGGTAAGGATTGTAGGATTTCTGACAAGTTCGACAGAACTGCCTAAAGTAAACCTGTGGAAAGGCAAAGAGAAAGAAGACAGCACCTTGTCGAGGTACTAGAAGGTCTCTCTCCTCCCTACTCCCACCCCAGCAACACAATACCTACCTTGTTTGTGCCCTGCACACACCACACGTAGGCACTTTCCCAGCGGATGTTGCAGTCCTTGCAGTGGTAATAGCCATACTTCTGCTCTAGGAACTAGACAGAACGAACATGAAGGCAAGAACCCAATGTAAGCAACAGCTGGCAGTTGCCTGGGGAAAGTGGCAGCAACTTGActaaagctttggagaacaaagACCTGTCATGCTCCAACCTCACTACCACCTGCATTTTTATCCCCAAAAGCCTTTTCTAGACCACTTATGTCATGAACTTTCCATGAGGCTATCTGAAGTATCTGGATCACTTGTATTACACATAGTACATTGCTGCCAGGAACTGGCTAAAACCACTAAATGCAGTAATACTGCTCCAATTTCACATTGGTAACCAACTGATTTCTAGGTTCAGTCCTAGGTGTTCGCTCAAAAGACCTGGAACTGGCTGCTTACTCCATATAAGCCCCTGGAATGGCCACAATCTAGAGGCCCTGCTCAAAATAATCTTGCTAGAGATATACTAATTGGACATGAGATACATGGCTGGGCTCAGGAGTTATTCCTCTTAACTAGatgtcctttcacactacataatcaTAGCACTCTTTACTGCAATAACCATCCTGTGGAATTCCAGGGTTTGTAGTTCAGTAAGAAACTAGAGTTTTCTAATGGACCATGCTGAAtaccctccctaaactacaaatgccaTGTATTCCTTATCAATAATGTTGACTCATGGTGCATTGTGGAAGGACACCAGGTGACCACTTGTGTACTTGTTATCATGCGCCCATACATATCACGCCGTAATAGGAGGAATTAATGCAAAGGCAGGGCCaggctagcacagtgggttaaactgcctaATATAGAGGTtcctgccaaccagaaggttggcagttcaagccgggttgaggtgagctcccaccatcTGCTTCTGCAcgcgtagcagttcaaaaacaatgtaagtagataaacaggtactgctttggcagggaggtaaaaggtggccctgaaaaacatgccagcaaaaatcCAACCAGGAAAGGCGTCCATAGACAATGGGTTCCTTGgtattaaaaaaatgaaacaacagcacctccccatggccaagtcgagcATATTCATCcgttctggggttcagaaagaaactgaagacctggctatgcgcgcaagcgtttaaagaataagtccctactggcttcgacttggtctggaatacggtttttgtacaaggtctggtggacgaACGGCATAAGCAgtttgcactgttttaaactttgtatattgtatattataactgttttaactgttttaatgttttacttttTGTACTATGGTGTATCGGCATTAATTGctagttttgtaagccgccctgactcccctcggatgagaagggcagggtagaaatgatggaaataaataaatcaataaatccagatgccggagatgaaaagagggaagtaCTATCTGTCTCTTGTCaactgtataacagcattgaatgtttcccacaTATGTACCagcaatctgctctgagtccctttggggagatagagtggaatataaataaagtatattgttgtttggttgttgttgttattgttattattattatgcagtgtCTATCAAACTGTGGTTTTCTAGatgttcagctcccagaaattctgcCTATTGGCCATGCTGACAGGAACTTCTGAGAACTgaagtctaagggcccttccagatagaccctatatcccaggatctgatcccaggttttctgttttaaactggattatatgagtctgcactaccagataatctgggataaacagaaaacctgggatctgatcctgggatatagcgtctatctggaagggccctaaaacacTTGTAGGATCAAAGTTTGGGAGCCACTGACGTAAAAAATTACACtatttaacaaaatttgaaacattttatgttcctggtttgaaagtgttatttcctatttaattgtgcgttgctgattttgaaagtagttgttcctaGTcgagaaacttcgtttttgtggctgccacacacAATATAGAATGGGTTGAGACtggatgagatattcactgaaaaactagagcaaaatgtgctgcaggatgtcctgcaaaaactgagtatttgcagtttaataaaccttttccatgtttttatggtagaaccaaacagaaaatggcatttataacccaggagcaaaaatcgTGTCCTATATAGTGTTACTAAACCAAGAACCTGCAATGCTCTCTCTCACCACTAAGAGTGCTGCAATAATCAAGCATGACTTTCATGCTTTCTTTGAGCCAGGTGCAAAAGGGGCCCACTCAGGAGACCTGGTTTTGCTACTGTGGATCTTTTCAATCCAAAGTATTTGCTGTATTACTGATGTTTTAAGGGAGAGCAGATGTTTTTGGGGCAACTGAAATagtacttctgaaactctgctatattgTTGTGAATTTCCTGAGCTgtttggccattttccagaagcattctctcctgacatttcgcccacatgtatggcaggcatcctcagaggttgtgaagtctgctggaaactgggcaagtgggctttatatatctggaatgtccagggtgggagaaagaactctttttctgtttgaggccagtgtgaatgttgtaattaaccactttgattagcattaatggccttgccagcttcaaggcctggctgcttcctgccctgggggaatcctttgttcgggggatatatgtgtgtgtgtgtgtgtgtgtgtgtgtgtttgtgcattggcatatcattgtccctaacagttcaaagtagCAACTCcaatttgctcctgacatggaaaaaaaaagttcaaagagatatctaggtGTATCATTTTGacagctgaggccccttccacacagctgaataaaatcccgtaTTACCTGTtttcaactggaatatatggcagtgtggactcaagattatccagttcaaagtcaatatggtgggattttctgccttgatattctgggttatattgctgtgaaGAAGGGCCCTGAGGCACCTTCCgctcagctgtataaaatccacattgaactggattatatggctgtgtggaagggccctgagaaaccTAATTGTCTTGCAtcaatactagtggatatttactacTAAGGAGAAAGTTGATTAACTCAAACTCTTTTCAGGGatattcctgattttcccaaaatggtggcgaatgccattttccaaaaggtcatggaaatttccatttcccaaaaggttatgatatctaacatgcctttccaaagatcataattgtctccaaaaggttatggagatgtccaatatctgctttgaactgggttatctgatgccccttccacgcagctgaataaaatcccacattacttgCTTCGAACTGttatatatggcggtgtggactaAAGTAACTCAATTctaaagcagatatggtgggattttctgccctggcggcccttccacacagccatataacccagaactgtgttatccgagtccacagtgccatatattccagttcaaagcagataatgcgggatGTTATTccgagctgtgtggaaggggccggcGTCCCTGTTCGCCACTCACCTGGAAGCGCACTCGGGCCTTGCTCTGCGCGGCTTCCTCGGCTTTCCCCGCcgcctgctcctcctccttctccggcttctcctccttcccttcctcctcctgggTCTCTCCTTGGGGTTTCTCCGAGCCTTGTTTGTCCACCTCCTTCTtgtccccttctccttcctcctcttcttcttcgaCGAAGGCGGTGAGGCGGCGCGAAGCCACGGGCGAATAGACGGCAACGGTGCGCGGGAACCGCACAGCCCTGGCGGCCCCGCTAACCGCGCTGCCTTGCTCCTGGCGCTGCCGCTGCCgctggcggaggaggaggagcggcctGGGCCCCAGCGAGCACTGCACCGAGGCGTCCTGGCGCGGGTTCACTTGGACGCCCACCTCCTTGGTGTTGGCCCTGCGCAGGCGCGGCGTCAGGTGCGGGTTGACCTGCGACAGCAAGGCTTTGAGCTGCGCCCGCTGGTAGTGCTCGAAGTACTCCGCCACCGTCTCGTTGTAGCCCGAGAAGTAGccccctcctccgcctcctccgacGCCGCCGCCTCGCTGCCTCCAGGACCCCGGCCCCCCTTTGCCTTTCGGGGGCGGGTAGCGATGATAGGAGTAAGGGTTGTACGAAGGGTAGGCGTAACTCTCCATGGCTTCAGCCATCCTTGGAAGACCCAGCCAAGCCCTGGAGGAAGGGGCCCTTAAGTAGGAGGCCGAGGGCGGGACGCCTCCCAAAGAGGGTCACTCGGAGCAGCTGGGAGTGAGGAAGACTTGCAACTCTCCTTTGTAAACCTTTCTCCTGACCTTGCAGTGGTTGCCTTCCACTGGAGTCAAGAAGGTGGCTGCAAAAAGCCCGCCTGAATTCAGACTCTCCTCAGTTAACAAAAGCCCTGCTCAATTAAGACTTATCCTCAGTTAAGGCAACGGTAAcgccttggccttgcagcttcccAACAATAACAATGGAATTCTTGAACCCCatccacgcagctgtataaaatccttgttgaactggattaaatggcagtgtgcaCTCAGGCCCTttccgcacagctgaataaaatctgctttttggcagtgtggactctgataacccagttcaaagcagatcttgtggtattttctgccttgatattctgggatatagggctgtgtggaaggccccccggaatatcaaggcaaataatccgctttgaactgcattcgctgagtccacactaccatatattccagttaaaagcaacaaaaaaggggggattttattcatcagtgtggaagggtcctccattaactcagttcaaaggagatattgtaggttgttgcatgttttccgggctgtatggccatgttccagaagtattctctcctgacgtttcgcccacatctatggcaggcatcctcagaggttgtgaggtatcgaCAACacaagatattgtgggttatctgctttgatgttctgggttatatggctgtgaagaaTGATCCTTGGTatttttttaggcctgttccttggGTCATTTTGAGGCCCTGATTCTGAAAGCTGCCTTAGATAACTacatcatctctagtttcttaaaggcccactgccatataaaatccagattatctgctttgaactggattatataacagtgtagactcagggcccatccacatagccatattgttgggtttcatccctggactgTACAAGtttttgtgtcatcaagtttctagtcctcaatAAATAGCTAGACTAGAGACAGGGCTGAGGGATTCCTTCCCCCgcattcctatgcatgttttctAAAGGTTTTTGTCTTTCCTGTTAGCcactgtataacccagaatatcaaggcagataactcatatctgctttgaattgggttatctgagtccacactgccatataatccagttcaaagcaagtgatgtggattatctgcattcatTATCTGGATATGGCCCGTGTTAAAGGGCcatagttttctatgggtgaaAAGACTGGTATGTGGCCTATGTTCTCTATCACAAAAACTAGAgcgataggggaaaactggctCCATTTTTTGGAATCAGTAGGTAAAAGATACCCAGGGGTCTAACATATGAAGCACTGGAATGAggggctggacctacactgccctatatcccaggatctgatcccaggttatctgctttaaactggattatatgagtctacactgccagataacctgggataatcagatactctgggatcagattctgggatatagggcagtgtagacccagactGGGTTGGCCGGTGTAATAGCAGAGAATGCTTAAGGTGCTTTCCacatttaatgtgtgtgtgttacacTACTTCAGAGATAGTCAAGCTTTTACATGGAAGTAAGGGCCATTGGACACAGTGGTGCTTACTTCCGAGTATTCATACAGCCTGGCTTGCATGACTTCCAAAATCCAAAGCTTTCAAACTTGTTTCAGAGATTTCTAGGGTGAGTAGTTTTGTTGACACCACTGTTTGCTCCTTCTTAGAGGTAATTTGTTTGCTTTCTAAAATACCGGGTGTCCCAAAAGTTGCCATAGGCAGGGGGAATGGGAAATTGTAACTAAATGtacctttatttacaaaataatcaTTACAACCTTTTGCACCATGCTGAATatctgaaaatattaaaatataac from the Anolis carolinensis isolate JA03-04 chromosome 5, rAnoCar3.1.pri, whole genome shotgun sequence genome contains:
- the zar1 gene encoding zygote arrest protein 1 isoform X1, translating into MAEAMESYAYPSYNPYSYHRYPPPKGKGGPGSWRQRGGGVGGGGGGGYFSGYNETVAEYFEHYQRAQLKALLSQVNPHLTPRLRRANTKEVGVQVNPRQDASVQCSLGPRPLLLLRQRQRQRQEQGSAVSGAARAVRFPRTVAVYSPVASRRLTAFVEEEEEEGEGDKKEVDKQGSEKPQGETQEEEGKEEKPEKEEEQAAGKAEEAAQSKARVRFQFLEQKYGYYHCKDCNIRWESAYVWCVQGTNKVYFRQFCRTCQKSYNPYRVEDITCQSCKQTRCTCPVKLRHVDPKRPHRQDLCGRCKGKRLSCDSTFSFKYII
- the zar1 gene encoding zygote arrest protein 1 isoform X2 — translated: MAEAMESYAYPSYNPYSYHRYPPPKGKGGPGSWRQRGGGVGGGGGGGYFSGYNETVAEYFEHYQRAQLKALLSQVNPHLTPRLRRANTKEVGVQVNPRQDASVQCSLGPRPLLLLRQRQRQRQEQGSAVSGAARAVRFPRTVAVYSPVASRRLTAFVEEEEEEGEGDKKEVDKQGSEKPQGETQEEEGKEEKPEKEEEQAAGKAEEAAQSKARVRFQFLEQKYGYYHCKDCNIRWESAYVWCVQGTNKSCKQTRCTCPVKLRHVDPKRPHRQDLCGRCKGKRLSCDSTFSFKYII
- the zar1 gene encoding zygote arrest protein 1 isoform X3, which codes for MAEAMESYAYPSYNPYSYHRYPPPKGKGGPGSWRQRGGGVGGGGGGGYFSGYNETVAEYFEHYQRAQLKALLSQVNPHLTPRLRRANTKEVGVQVNPRQDASVQCSLGPRPLLLLRQRQRQRQEQGSAVSGAARAVRFPRTVAVYSPVASRRLTAFVEEEEEEGEGDKKEVDKQGSEKPQGETQEEEGKEEKPEKEEEQAAGKAEEAAQSKARVRFQSCKQTRCTCPVKLRHVDPKRPHRQDLCGRCKGKRLSCDSTFSFKYII